A single window of Denticeps clupeoides unplaced genomic scaffold, fDenClu1.1, whole genome shotgun sequence DNA harbors:
- the LOC114783379 gene encoding acyl-CoA synthetase family member 2, mitochondrial-like — protein MTARILLERLRVPRWRTWRPWRPGAACVQQRCGIHVDSPPTAPSLTTSYAHGTSTRSLLSSTVAQTLQNAAERWPDREAVVFLQDGVRKTLSEFQRDVDQAAAGLLALGLKRGERLGIWGPNIYEWILTLFAAAKAGVILVSVNPAYQALELEYALKKVGVSAVVCPTQFKTQNYVDMLRQLCPEMDTAVPGDIRSKRLPDLRTVVVTDSRQPGTFHISELMQAGSSRHHQDLEDLQKKILCDDPVNIQFTSGTTGAPKGASLSHHNIVNNAYFLGIRMGYNWRPDVRVCLPVPLYHCFGSVGGGIVMAQYGSTLVFPSTAYSGRANLQAIQDERCSLIYGTPTMFIDMLGQPDLGQFDLSSVEGGVMAGSPCPPEVVKKVIKTLGTKDFAIGYGTTENSPVTFMGFPIDSLDRKTDTVGCILPHTEAKIVDPSSGQIVPLGAQGEIMIRGYCVMLEYWNDAAKTQDCITKEGWYKTGDVATMDAFGYCKIEGRIKDMIIRGGENVYPAEIEQFLHTHPKVHEAQVVGVKDQRMGEEICACINLKQGQDCSAEEIRAYCKGQISHYKIPRYVVFVDSYPLTVSGKIQKNKLRAAMEKQLLVERAEGN, from the exons CTCACCACCAGCTACGCCCACGGCACGTCCACCAGGTCCCTACTGAGCAGCACCGTGGCCCAGACCCTCCAGAACGCGGCGGAGCGCTGGCCGGACCGCGAGGCGGTGGTCTTCCTGCAGGACGGCGTCCGGAAGACCCTGTCCGAGTTCCAGCGCGAT GTGGACCAGGCCGCCGCCGGTCTCCTGGCTCTGGGCCTGAAGAGGGGCGAGAGGCTGGGGATCTGGGGACCCAACATCTACGAGTGGATCCTCACGCTGTTCGCCGCCGCCAAGGCCGGGGTCATCCTG GTTTCCGTGAACCCCGCTTATCAGGCCCTGGAGCTGGAGTATGCGCTGAAGAAG GTGGGGGTCAGCGCGGTGGTGTGCCCCACCCAGTTTAAGACGCAGAACTATGTGGACATGCTGAGACAGCTTTGTCCTGAGATGGACACGGCCGTGCCTGGGGACATCAGGAGTAAAAG ACTGCCCGACCTGCGCACGGTGGTGGTGACGGACAGCCGGCAGCCGGGGACGTTTCACATCAGCGAGTTGATGCAGGCAGGAAGCAGCCGGCACCACCAGGACCTGGAGGACCTGCAGAAGAAGATCTTGTGTGACGACCCCGTCAACATCCAGTTCACATCG GGCACCACCGGGGCTCCTAAAGGGGCGTCGCTGTCCCACCACAACATCGTCAACAACGCGTACTTCCTGGGGATCCGTATGGGCTACAACTGGCGG CCCGACGTCCGGGTGTGTCTCCCGGTCCCCCTCTACCACTGTTTCGGCTCCGTAGGGGGCGGGATCGTGATGGCGCAGTACGGCAGCACCTTGGTTTTCCCGTCCACCGCGTACAGCGGCCGCGCCAACCTGCAGGCCATACAGGATGAGAG ATGCTCCCTCATCTACGGAACACCCACCATGTTCATCGACATGCTGGGCCAGCCGGACCTGGGCCAGTTTGATTTGTCGTCTGTGGAGGGAG GTGTGATGGCCGGGTCACCGTGTCCACCAGAAGTGGTGAAGAAGGTTATTAAGACCCTGGGCACCAAAGACTTTGCA ATTGGATACGGGACGACCGAGAACAGCCCAGTGACGTTCATGGGATTCCCCATCGACAGCCTGGACCGGAAAACGGACACGGTGGGGTGCATCCTCCCTCACACCGAG GCAAAAATAGTCGACCCTTCGTCTGGACAGATCGTCCCGCTGGGGGCGCAGGGCGAGATCATGATCCGTGGGTACTGCGTCATGCTGGAGTACTGGAACGATGCCGCCAAGACCCAGGACTGCATCACCAAAGAGGGCTGGTACAAAACGGG GGACGTTGCCACCATGGACGCGTTTGGCTACTGTAAAATCGAGGGACGGATCAAGGACATGATCATCCGGGGAGGAGAGAACGTCTACCCAGCCGAAATCGAGCAGTTCCTGCACACGCACCCCAAAGTCCATGAGGCCCAG GTGGTTGGGGTGAAGGACCAGAGGATGGGGGAGGAGATCTGCGCTTGCATCAACCTGAAGCAGGGTCAGGACTGCAGCGCCGAGGAGATCCGAGCCTACTGCAAGGGCCAG ATCTCCCACTACAAGATCCCCCGCTACGTGGTCTTCGTTGATAGTTACCCGCTCACAGTTTCAGGCAAG ATTCAGAAGAACAAGCTGAGGGCCGCGATGGAGAAGCAGCTTCTGGTGGAGCGCGCCGAGGGGAACTGA
- the LOC114783381 gene encoding chondroadherin-like gives MEGSSLLLAVVCLLGPLVQGSPSQCPSPCHCHGDLLHVICYNAGLKKIPQISEATRLLNLQENSLGNLPSGGFGEMKGLISLHLQHCKIQEIAGQAFKGLKKLVYLYLSNNEISVMRPGAFEDLTMLTYLYLDGNRISTLAKGIFSPMVNLFILQLNNNSIPELSVGVFSGAKDLRWLHLSDNKINSIQPGALDDVENLAILHLDRNKLSTYPTGSMSKLRVVEELTLSRNPMATIPDNAFRSFGRYMERLYLDNMGLQKFSDGAFSGVTALKSLHIQNNKVKNLPGSLDLSTITNLTLSGNPLSCTCQLASLRKWMDTSRLRPDAVCAAPSTQRGKQVRDSAAFSRCKGKTRRANKGLRH, from the exons ATGGAGGGCTCCAGTTTATTGCTGGCGGTGGTCTGCCTGCTTGGTCCCCTGGTCCAGGGTTCTCCCAGCCAGTGCCCAAGTCCGTGCCACTGCCACGGGGACCTTCTGCACGTCATCTGCTACAACGCCGGCCTGAAGAAGATCCCGCAGATTTCTGAGGCCACGCGTCTCCTCAACCTCCAGGAGAACTCTCTGGGCAACCTGCCGAGCGGAGGCTTTGGAGAGATGAAGGGTCTGATCTCGCTGCACCTGCAGCACTGCAAGATCCAGGAGATCGCTGGCCAGGCCTTCAAAGGGCTGAAGAAGCTGGTTTACCTCTACCTGTCCAACAATGAGATCAGCGTAATGCGCCCGGGCGCCTTCGAGGACCTGACCATGCTGACCTATCTCTACCTGGACGGGAACCGCATCAGCACCCTGGCCAAGGGAATCTTCTCACCCATGGTCAATCTCTTCATACTGCagctcaacaacaacagcataCCGGAGCTTTCAGTCGGGGTCTTCTCCGGCGCAAAGGACCTGCGCTGGCTGCACCTGAGCGATAACAAGATCAACAGCATCCAGCCTGGCGCTCTGGACGACGTGGAGAACCTggccatccttcacctggaccGGAACAAGCTCTCCACCTACCCGACTGGGTCCATGAGCAAGCTGAGGGTGGTGGAGGAGCTGACCCTGTCCAGGAACCCGATGGCCACCATCCCGGACAACGCCTTCCGCAGCTTTGGCCGATACATGGAGAGACTGTATCTGGACAACATGGGTCTGCAAAAA TTCTCAGACGGCGCCTTCTCCGGCGTGACCGCTCTCAAGTCTCTACACATCCAGAACAACAAAGTCAAGAACCTCCCCGGCAGCTTGGACCTCTCCACCATCACCAACCTCACCCTGTCCGGGAACCCGTTGAGCTGCACGTGCCAGCTGGCCAGCCTGCGCAA GTGGATGGACACCAGCCGGCTGCGTCCCGACGCCGTCTGTGCCGCACCCTCCACCCAGCGGGGTAAGCAGGTAAGGGACAGTGCTGCCTTCAGCCGATGCAAGGGCAAGACGAGGAGGGCCAACAAAGGACTGCGCCATTAA
- the LOC114783382 gene encoding armadillo repeat-containing protein 7-like has product MAARRRSAGPDRFEFLQNLVTEFQDTDSEEAKEQVLANLANFAYDPGNLEALRTLQVLEMFLDALTEDNENFVEFGIGGLCNMSMEPESRDLILQSDGALSLVTGCLSSRRDETVLSAITTLMNLSTPASRQDTTHPAVVQCMLRLSLSQNPRLRNLASVFLQDFCTQEQVAGAQGDRAGPSQSALGIPLPETAYKEGNAAQEH; this is encoded by the exons ATGGCGGCCAGAAGACGCTCCGCTGGGCCGGACCGCTTCGAGTTCTTGCAGAACCTGGTCACGGAGTTCCAGGACACGGACAGTGAAG AAGCTAAAGAGCAGGTCCTGGCGAACCTCGCCAACTTCGCCTACGACCCCGGGAACCTGGAGGCGCTGCGGACGCTGCAGGTGCTGGAGATGTTCCTGGACGCGCTGACCGAGGACAACGAGAACTTCGTGGAGTTCGGGATCG GGGGCCTGTGCAACATGAGCATGGAGCCGGAGTCACGTGACCTCATCCTGCAGAGTGACGGCGCCTTGTCCCTGGTGACCGGCTGCCTGTCGAGCCGGCGCGACGAGACGGTGCTGTCGGCCATCACCACTCTGATGAACCTCAGCACGCCGGCCTCCCGCCAGGACACCACCCACCCGGCCGTGGTGCAGTGCATGCTCCGCCTGTCGCTCTCCCAGAACCCGCGGCTGCGCAACCTGGCCTCCGTTTTCCTGCAGGACTTCTGCACCCAGGAGCAGGTGGCCGGCGCCCAGGGGGACCGAGCGGGCCCGAGTCAGAGCGCTCTGGGCATCCCCCTGCCCGAAACGGCCTATAAAGAGGGAAATGCTGCACAGGAACACTAG